Within Nocardia terpenica, the genomic segment GCCCGCCCAGCCGCACCGGCAGCGGCCGGAAGTCCAAGCGCGCCAGCGCATCCTCGAGCCGCGGCCAGATCTGGCGGGCCACCGCCAGCGTGATGTGCGGGCGATGCCCGGCGGCGGGGCTGTGCACGCCCGCGCTCGCCAGCAGCCGCCACTGGCGGCGAATCTCCGCATCGGCCGCGTCGTCCAACAGCAATTCGACCGACTGCACCATGATCATGGGAACATACGCCGTCGACTCCGGAGACAGGGGCGATTGAGAGGATGGTCGGGTGAGCGCGGCGAACGACGGTGAGCGAGCGGCGATGCGGCTGGGCCTGATCGAGGGCGACGGCATCGGGCCGGAGGTGGTGCGCGCGACCCGCGCGGTCGTGGACGAGGCCGTGGCGGCGGCGGGCCTGACCGCCGTCGACTGGGTGCCGCTGCCGATCGGGCACGCGGCGATCGCCGAATTCGGTGTGCCACTGCCGGATTCCACGCTGGACGCGCTGGCGGGGCTGGACGGCTGGATCCTCGGCCCGCACGACAACGCCTCCTACGCCCCCGAACACCGCGTCGGCGCCCCGCCCGGCGGCGCCATCCGCAAGCGGTTCGACCTGTACGCCAACATCCGTCCGGCGCGGGCGTTTCCCGGCGTGCGCGCCACCACCCCGGGGACGGATCTGGTGATCGTGCGGGAGAACAGCGAGGGCTTCTACGCCGACCGCAATATGGCCGCGGGCTCGGGCGAGTTCCGGCCCACCCCGGACCTGGCGCTGTCGGTCGGCGTGGTCAGCCGCGCCGCCTGCGAGCGGATCGCGCATCAGGCGTGCCGGCTCGCCGCGACCCGGGGCAAGCGGGTCACCATCGTGCACAAGGCGAACGTGCTCCCGCTGACCATGGGCCTGTTCCGTGACGTGTGTTACGAAGTGGCCCGGCGGTATTCGACCGTGACCGTCGACGACGAGCACGTCGACGCCGCCGCGGCGCACCTGGTGCGCGCCCCCGGCGACTACGACGTGCTGGTCACCGAGAACCTGTTCGGCGACATCCTGTCCGATCTGGCGGGGGAGCTGAGCGGGTCGCTCGGGCTGGCCGCCTCGCTCAACTGCTCCGATACCCGGGCCATGGCGCAGGCGGTGCACGGCGCGGCCCCGGCGCTGGCCGGGCGCAACCGCGCCAACCCTGCGGCGCTGCAGCTGTCGGCGGCAATGCTGCTGCGGTGGCTGGGAGCCCGCACGGGGGATTCGGGGCCCGCGCACGCGGCCGACCGGATCGAGCGGGCGGTCGCGGCCACCCTCGAGGCGGGCGTCGCCACCGCCGATCTGGGCGGACTGGCCTCGACCAGTGAGTTCACCGAACAGGTGTGCGCCCGGGTGCGACGATGGTGATAGGGTGCCGAACTCGGCGTGTAAGGGCCCCCGTCGTCCCCGGCGCGGACTAACCTTCGGTAACCGACCGGCACAGTCGGTCCGAATCGCCTAGATTTCGAACGGCGGGCGACGCCCGGTTGTCGCTCACCCAAACATGGAGGGCTGCTGTGTCTGTTCGATCCGGTGCCCGCAGGAAATTCCTGCGGGCCGCATGTACTCTCGC encodes:
- a CDS encoding isocitrate/isopropylmalate dehydrogenase family protein: MRLGLIEGDGIGPEVVRATRAVVDEAVAAAGLTAVDWVPLPIGHAAIAEFGVPLPDSTLDALAGLDGWILGPHDNASYAPEHRVGAPPGGAIRKRFDLYANIRPARAFPGVRATTPGTDLVIVRENSEGFYADRNMAAGSGEFRPTPDLALSVGVVSRAACERIAHQACRLAATRGKRVTIVHKANVLPLTMGLFRDVCYEVARRYSTVTVDDEHVDAAAAHLVRAPGDYDVLVTENLFGDILSDLAGELSGSLGLAASLNCSDTRAMAQAVHGAAPALAGRNRANPAALQLSAAMLLRWLGARTGDSGPAHAADRIERAVAATLEAGVATADLGGLASTSEFTEQVCARVRRW